A genomic region of Lysinibacillus sp. 2017 contains the following coding sequences:
- a CDS encoding GNAT family N-acetyltransferase has product MFSNQSLRTTIIEVILLKIRKFKDENEELLDLLCFNTWPFHSNQNLNRTVIKGAVERGYYADGRETFWVILDEQKVGIIIIDDIEDTIPLFDLRLTEKARGKGIGVKSLLWLKDYLYGEKNKLRIEGYTRADNIAMRKCFTNAGFVKEGYLRKAWENENGTISDTVLYASIYEDWKENKITQTKLNEFPF; this is encoded by the coding sequence TTGTTTTCAAATCAATCATTAAGAACAACAATAATAGAGGTGATTTTATTGAAAATACGAAAGTTCAAGGATGAAAATGAAGAGTTACTAGATTTATTATGTTTTAACACGTGGCCCTTCCATTCGAATCAAAATTTAAATAGGACAGTAATTAAAGGTGCTGTGGAGAGAGGCTACTATGCTGATGGTAGAGAGACATTTTGGGTTATTTTAGATGAGCAAAAAGTAGGCATTATCATTATTGACGACATTGAGGATACAATTCCACTATTTGATCTTCGTTTGACTGAAAAGGCACGTGGCAAAGGGATTGGTGTAAAATCTTTACTTTGGCTAAAGGATTATCTTTATGGTGAAAAAAATAAGCTTCGCATTGAAGGCTATACAAGAGCTGACAATATAGCAATGAGAAAATGCTTTACAAATGCGGGTTTTGTTAAGGAAGGTTACTTACGAAAAGCTTGGGAAAATGAAAACGGTACAATTTCAGATACGGTGTTATATGCATCTATTTATGAGGATTGGAAAGAAAATAAAATAACACAGACTAAATTGAATGAGTTTCCTTTTTAA
- a CDS encoding GrpB family protein, whose amino-acid sequence MKIRLTDYSAHWSQMFQIEAEFLKTIFGEEIIKCEHFGSTSVHGMKAKPVIDMMCIVKSIEKVDLFNNHMKDLGYDVAWEWGITGRRLFRKGGENRTHHIHFYQLDNPEIKRHLIFRDYLRSHPQEVTKYSCFKEELAQRYDSTSHYSPAKKRFVSDMEQKALNWFSES is encoded by the coding sequence ATGAAAATTCGTCTTACTGACTATAGTGCACATTGGTCTCAAATGTTCCAGATTGAAGCAGAATTTCTTAAAACAATATTTGGCGAAGAGATAATCAAATGTGAGCATTTTGGATCTACATCAGTTCATGGAATGAAAGCAAAACCTGTAATTGATATGATGTGTATCGTTAAGTCCATAGAGAAAGTTGATCTATTCAATAATCATATGAAGGATCTTGGCTATGATGTTGCTTGGGAATGGGGTATTACAGGTAGAAGGTTATTTAGAAAAGGTGGAGAGAACAGAACGCACCATATCCATTTTTATCAACTTGATAATCCCGAGATTAAACGACATTTGATTTTTCGAGATTATCTGAGATCTCACCCTCAAGAAGTGACCAAGTATAGTTGTTTCAAAGAAGAGTTAGCTCAACGCTACGATTCTACAAGTCATTACAGTCCAGCAAAAAAGAGATTTGTAAGTGATATGGAACAAAAGGCACTCAACTGGTTTTCAGAAAGTTAG
- a CDS encoding gamma-type small acid-soluble spore protein — MPNNNNKQYINQIRQKIQQAEAKKSQASGRFASSNSMNSMSEEFGSDTDVNQVRQQLQQAEAKKSQSSGQFASSNSMSSMNAEFGSDTNVNQVKQQLQQAEAKKSQSSGQFASSNSMNSMSSMNAEFGSDTNVNQVKQQLQQAEAKKYKASGQFANNSNQNNKN; from the coding sequence ATGCCAAATAATAATAACAAACAATACATTAATCAAATCAGACAAAAAATCCAACAAGCCGAAGCTAAAAAAAGTCAAGCTTCTGGGCGATTTGCATCTTCGAATTCAATGAACTCAATGAGCGAAGAATTCGGGAGTGACACTGATGTTAACCAAGTCAGACAACAACTCCAACAAGCCGAAGCTAAAAAGAGCCAATCTTCTGGTCAATTTGCATCTTCGAACTCAATGAGCTCAATGAACGCAGAATTCGGAAGTGACACTAACGTTAACCAAGTAAAACAACAGCTCCAACAAGCCGAAGCTAAAAAGAGTCAATCTTCCGGTCAATTTGCATCTTCGAATTCAATGAACTCAATGAGCTCAATGAACGCAGAATTCGGAAGTGACACTAACGTTAACCAAGTGAAACAACAACTCCAACAAGCCGAAGCTAAAAAGTATAAAGCTTCCGGTCAATTTGCAAATAACAGTAACCAAAACAATAAAAATTAA
- a CDS encoding translation initiation factor 2, with protein MSNKNNKLKQSSDSFDIQVARLVYIGSTISTLGGGLQTIAAALALSALEKASSESFQSQYDQSKQPEDLEMQIDSIIKELKQIKKIIS; from the coding sequence GTGAGCAACAAAAATAATAAATTAAAACAAAGCTCCGATTCTTTTGATATTCAAGTTGCTAGACTTGTATATATTGGCTCAACCATTTCTACATTAGGCGGTGGTTTACAAACTATTGCAGCAGCTTTGGCTTTAAGTGCATTAGAAAAAGCAAGTTCCGAAAGTTTTCAAAGCCAGTATGATCAGTCAAAACAACCAGAGGATTTAGAAATGCAGATAGACTCTATAATAAAAGAATTAAAGCAAATAAAAAAAATTATTAGTTAA
- a CDS encoding ABC transporter permease: MSAFLYGIGLQWRLDFRDRGILLTYYIIPLLFFIFMSGIFTSIDPTAHQTLIQSMTVFGVTMGAILGTPTPLVELYNSEIKKAYKVGGIPLWTGIVNNFVSGLIHLSLMSTLLFIVAQLIFDASVPTNLFKYFVTLEIFIIASLSIGTILGLTVKSTSKLTMVSQVIFLPSIMLSGIMFSVDMLPKVLRLIGELFPATWGFINLSSSEWDFWSITPLLITIILALLICRWRLGRVYKAE; the protein is encoded by the coding sequence ATGAGCGCATTTCTTTATGGTATCGGTCTACAATGGCGATTAGATTTTCGAGATAGAGGTATTCTTCTCACATACTACATCATTCCACTTTTGTTCTTTATATTTATGAGTGGCATTTTTACTTCCATAGATCCAACTGCTCACCAAACACTCATTCAATCGATGACCGTTTTTGGTGTAACAATGGGTGCGATTTTAGGTACACCGACACCGCTCGTTGAACTTTATAATAGTGAAATAAAAAAAGCATATAAAGTTGGGGGGATACCTTTATGGACGGGTATCGTAAATAATTTTGTTTCAGGACTAATTCATCTCTCTCTAATGAGCACGCTATTATTTATAGTGGCTCAACTAATTTTTGATGCGAGTGTACCTACAAATTTATTCAAGTATTTTGTAACGCTTGAAATCTTCATCATTGCTTCACTTTCCATTGGAACAATACTAGGGTTGACGGTGAAAAGTACGTCGAAATTAACAATGGTGTCACAGGTGATTTTTTTACCATCCATAATGCTCTCAGGAATTATGTTCTCTGTGGATATGCTACCAAAAGTTCTGCGATTGATAGGAGAACTTTTCCCAGCAACTTGGGGTTTTATCAATTTAAGTAGCAGCGAATGGGATTTTTGGTCCATCACACCGTTACTCATTACAATCATCCTTGCACTTTTAATTTGCCGCTGGAGACTGGGGCGCGTATACAAGGCAGAATAG
- a CDS encoding ABC transporter ATP-binding protein: MTAVITIDSLTKQYGDKRILSGISFTIEQGEIFALIGTNGAGKTTALECIEGLRNYGGTIKLNGNIGVQLQSTSLPKNIKTIEAIKLFAKWNGSTIDKGLIQRLNIEAMMNKKYKELSTGQKRRLHLVLAMIGDPEIIFLDEPTAGLDVEGRVALHEEIRTLKKRGKTIVMTSHDMAEVEELCDRLAILKKGKIGFIGTVYEFTEKKNDTYIMHLKLATTINTSSLSACTYVGEHQGYHLFETNKLEDGLYELTSIVRAEENSIDDLKIEQTSLEQRFMDLAKEELV, encoded by the coding sequence TTGACTGCAGTCATTACGATTGATTCATTAACTAAGCAGTATGGCGATAAAAGAATTCTTAGTGGTATTTCTTTTACGATTGAACAGGGAGAAATTTTTGCTTTAATCGGAACCAATGGTGCTGGAAAAACGACCGCACTTGAATGTATAGAGGGGCTTCGAAACTATGGCGGCACGATAAAACTTAATGGGAATATTGGGGTCCAGTTACAATCTACGTCATTACCTAAAAATATCAAAACAATTGAAGCAATAAAACTGTTTGCAAAATGGAATGGCTCAACGATTGATAAAGGCCTCATTCAAAGACTAAATATCGAGGCCATGATGAATAAAAAATATAAAGAGTTATCCACTGGTCAAAAACGGCGTCTACATTTAGTTCTAGCTATGATAGGGGATCCAGAAATCATATTTTTAGATGAGCCAACAGCGGGTCTTGATGTAGAAGGGCGCGTTGCATTGCATGAAGAAATACGAACGTTGAAAAAAAGGGGAAAAACGATTGTCATGACGAGTCATGATATGGCGGAAGTGGAAGAGCTTTGTGATCGACTAGCCATCCTAAAGAAGGGCAAAATTGGTTTTATCGGAACTGTCTATGAATTTACTGAGAAAAAGAATGATACTTATATAATGCACCTCAAATTAGCAACCACGATTAATACGAGTTCCTTGTCAGCTTGTACGTATGTTGGGGAGCATCAAGGATACCATTTATTTGAAACTAATAAATTGGAAGATGGTCTTTACGAGTTAACTTCAATTGTGAGAGCTGAAGAAAATTCTATTGACGATCTTAAAATTGAGCAAACTAGCTTAGAACAAAGGTTTATGGATCTGGCGAAGGAGGAACTGGTATGA
- a CDS encoding peptide ABC transporter substrate-binding protein, which produces MKKSVWLWFVVLTFMLVACSNDSSDSTNDQNANNGETASNEVKELNLVLGSEPTSLHPALASDSFSIGLIRNMFEGLTEMKNGKPELAAAEKYEVSDDLLVYTFTLRDAEWSNGDPVTAEDFVYSWRWALNPENASPYASILYPLQGAEAYSTGAGSAEDVGVKALDEKTLEVTLATPTPYFLELTAFSTLLPFNQKAAEENENWFTEPGFVTNGYYTLEDWVNGGSITLAKSKSYWDATNVNIDKVNIPIVESDTTQMTMYDAGEIDFIGAPFGNVALDKIDGLKADGTLNATEKAGVYWYKFNTKDEIVSNVNVRKALTLSIDREGLIKNILKGEQDAALGLVPNAVEGFGNDDGYFKDADYEGAREALKVGLEELGISDPSDVTVTIAYFTNEGDAAVAQYIQQTWSKELGINVKLTNSEWQVYIEELNNLNYQIGRLGWTGDYNDAFTFLEMYDTAKNPNNQTAWENAEYKSILTQSTTETDAQKRTELLLQAEEIAMAEYPVAPIYYYTNLFVVKDYVTGMEPDGLSNFNFKYVDVNR; this is translated from the coding sequence ATGAAAAAAAGTGTATGGCTGTGGTTCGTGGTACTTACATTCATGTTGGTTGCTTGTTCAAATGATTCAAGCGATTCAACAAATGACCAGAATGCAAACAATGGTGAAACAGCAAGTAATGAGGTAAAAGAATTAAACTTGGTGCTCGGTTCTGAGCCGACAAGTTTACATCCAGCACTAGCAAGTGATTCATTTTCAATTGGTTTAATTCGCAATATGTTTGAAGGGTTAACAGAGATGAAAAATGGCAAGCCAGAATTGGCAGCTGCTGAAAAGTATGAGGTAAGTGATGATCTACTTGTCTATACATTTACATTACGTGATGCGGAGTGGTCAAATGGTGATCCAGTAACAGCTGAAGATTTTGTTTATTCTTGGCGTTGGGCATTAAATCCTGAAAATGCTTCTCCATACGCATCGATTTTATATCCTCTTCAAGGTGCAGAAGCATACAGTACAGGAGCTGGTAGCGCGGAAGATGTAGGGGTAAAGGCATTGGATGAAAAAACGCTCGAGGTTACATTGGCCACACCAACACCTTATTTCTTAGAATTAACAGCGTTTTCTACGTTATTACCATTTAATCAAAAAGCAGCCGAAGAAAATGAAAACTGGTTTACTGAGCCAGGTTTTGTTACAAACGGATACTATACGCTAGAGGACTGGGTGAATGGTGGCTCGATTACGTTAGCGAAAAGTAAAAGCTATTGGGATGCAACTAATGTAAACATAGATAAAGTGAACATTCCGATTGTGGAATCAGATACAACCCAAATGACGATGTATGATGCAGGTGAAATTGATTTTATCGGCGCACCATTTGGTAATGTGGCATTGGATAAAATTGATGGATTAAAAGCAGATGGTACACTAAATGCCACTGAAAAAGCTGGCGTATATTGGTATAAGTTTAATACCAAAGATGAAATCGTATCGAATGTAAATGTCCGCAAAGCATTAACATTATCAATTGACCGAGAAGGGCTTATTAAAAATATTTTAAAAGGTGAGCAGGATGCAGCACTTGGACTTGTGCCGAATGCAGTAGAAGGTTTTGGTAATGATGATGGTTACTTTAAGGATGCAGATTACGAGGGAGCTCGTGAGGCACTTAAGGTTGGACTTGAAGAACTAGGCATAAGTGATCCAAGTGATGTAACAGTGACTATTGCTTATTTTACGAATGAAGGAGACGCAGCAGTTGCACAGTATATTCAACAAACTTGGTCAAAAGAGCTAGGGATTAATGTGAAGTTAACGAATTCAGAATGGCAAGTATATATTGAGGAATTAAATAACTTAAATTATCAAATTGGAAGACTTGGTTGGACGGGTGATTATAATGATGCCTTTACATTCCTTGAAATGTATGACACAGCGAAAAACCCAAATAACCAGACAGCTTGGGAAAATGCAGAGTACAAATCCATTTTAACGCAATCTACTACGGAAACAGATGCTCAGAAACGTACGGAACTATTACTTCAAGCTGAGGAGATTGCTATGGCGGAGTACCCAGTAGCTCCAATTTATTATTATACAAATTTATTTGTTGTTAAGGATTACGTAACTGGCATGGAGCCAGATGGTTTAAGTAACTTTAACTTTAAATATGTAGATGTGAATCGTTAG
- a CDS encoding LCP family protein: MDDKRLKDAFSNTSGQELQFTKEDRHKVFEQIREIDGDAHTQKKSLITVKKIAPLTVSLLAVGLCLFLFMPSVLTGNWTKELSRSDFNKEYNSSAASAPVVEEAKISTTLITVKSKDMDNRIYLNLLLTYSKDKKMMKVVSLPLDTYVQVADNDDGTTLDDKLLFAYRFGGAENVRTTVSKFFDLPIDYYAVIDLETISTLIDSMNGIEYDLQEDMRLRAISQVAFEFKKGTNQLSGEQVVSLMMAATEGNNLDEDDLLNLMTMVMNKTENEIPRTQLKELFTQIEANTSLDSLLDNQIEINSIKALSISEGMIADHIPLSSTTGKHIYRFEKDFLNSISEELTTFD, translated from the coding sequence ATGGATGATAAACGGTTAAAAGATGCATTTTCTAATACATCGGGTCAAGAGCTACAATTTACGAAAGAAGATCGTCATAAAGTATTTGAACAAATTCGTGAAATTGACGGGGATGCTCATACTCAAAAGAAGTCACTTATCACGGTAAAAAAAATCGCCCCCTTAACAGTCTCTTTATTGGCAGTAGGCTTGTGTCTATTTTTGTTTATGCCATCTGTTCTAACTGGAAACTGGACTAAAGAATTGAGCAGGAGTGATTTCAATAAAGAATATAACTCATCTGCTGCAAGTGCTCCCGTAGTTGAAGAAGCGAAAATTTCAACTACTTTAATTACGGTAAAGTCGAAAGATATGGATAATCGAATTTATCTAAACCTTTTACTTACTTATAGTAAAGATAAAAAGATGATGAAAGTCGTATCGCTCCCTTTAGATACATATGTGCAGGTAGCAGATAACGATGATGGAACTACTTTGGATGATAAATTATTATTTGCTTATCGTTTTGGCGGCGCTGAAAATGTAAGAACGACAGTTTCAAAGTTCTTCGATTTACCAATTGATTATTATGCAGTGATCGATTTAGAAACCATTTCAACGCTAATTGATTCTATGAATGGTATTGAATATGACTTGCAAGAAGATATGCGTTTAAGGGCAATATCACAAGTGGCATTTGAATTCAAAAAGGGCACAAATCAGCTGAGTGGCGAACAAGTTGTATCATTAATGATGGCTGCTACAGAAGGAAATAATTTAGATGAAGATGACCTATTAAACCTAATGACTATGGTAATGAATAAAACAGAAAACGAGATTCCACGAACACAATTAAAAGAGCTATTTACTCAAATAGAAGCCAATACATCACTTGATTCGTTGTTAGACAATCAAATAGAAATTAATTCTATAAAAGCGCTATCTATAAGTGAAGGCATGATAGCAGATCACATACCATTAAGTAGTACTACAGGGAAACACATTTATCGGTTTGAGAAAGATTTTTTAAATTCTATTTCAGAAGAGTTAACGACATTTGACTAA
- a CDS encoding sigma-70 family RNA polymerase sigma factor, whose amino-acid sequence MDREEKDYVLEKLMIDYGNELVRLAFSYVKDAEIAKDMVQNTFIKCYKNLESFRFDAQIKTWLYRITINECKDYLKSWNYKMVQVKSFINETAKSIMPSTEKTVIDKYKNEEIKNTIFSLPKVYREVVYLYYYDSLTTEEIAKVLDVPVNTVKTRLRRAKQRLESMIKEVELNG is encoded by the coding sequence TTGGACAGAGAAGAAAAAGATTACGTATTAGAAAAACTGATGATTGACTATGGTAATGAGTTGGTTCGATTGGCATTTTCTTATGTGAAAGATGCAGAGATTGCGAAAGATATGGTACAAAATACATTTATCAAATGCTACAAAAACCTAGAATCGTTTCGGTTTGACGCACAAATAAAAACATGGCTGTATCGTATAACCATTAACGAATGCAAGGATTATTTAAAAAGTTGGAATTACAAAATGGTACAGGTAAAAAGTTTTATTAATGAAACAGCTAAGTCAATCATGCCATCAACAGAAAAAACAGTAATCGATAAATACAAGAATGAAGAAATAAAAAATACTATTTTTTCTCTTCCAAAGGTGTATCGGGAAGTGGTTTATCTATATTACTATGATTCATTGACTACTGAAGAAATTGCCAAAGTTTTAGATGTTCCAGTGAATACAGTGAAAACTCGATTAAGAAGAGCAAAACAAAGGTTAGAGTCGATGATAAAGGAGGTGGAACTGAATGGATGA
- a CDS encoding DUF2812 domain-containing protein yields MNEKKFVISDGIAFSEKRDLKVLKRFAAKGWIVKRYKGFGYELEKREPEFIDYSIDIRNLAEEDKDEYFAMFEFAGWEHVCSSYDTHLFKAPVGTTPIYSDNTSKAEKLMRLQKSILPATWLTVCFMVLSYFMMVFFDGTMGQVSKMLFNIFMVLVVPCVMMYVALTYRRARLQGE; encoded by the coding sequence ATGAATGAGAAGAAATTTGTCATTTCAGATGGGATTGCATTTTCAGAGAAAAGGGATTTAAAGGTGTTAAAAAGGTTCGCTGCAAAGGGCTGGATTGTCAAGCGCTATAAAGGGTTTGGTTATGAACTTGAAAAGCGTGAGCCAGAATTTATCGATTATAGTATTGATATTCGCAATTTAGCAGAGGAAGACAAAGACGAATACTTTGCGATGTTTGAATTTGCCGGCTGGGAACATGTTTGTTCAAGTTATGATACGCATTTATTTAAAGCACCTGTTGGCACAACGCCGATTTATTCTGATAATACCTCAAAGGCCGAAAAACTCATGCGTCTACAAAAATCGATACTACCTGCCACATGGCTAACAGTATGCTTTATGGTGTTGAGCTATTTTATGATGGTATTCTTTGATGGGACAATGGGACAAGTATCGAAAATGTTATTTAATATCTTTATGGTGCTCGTGGTTCCATGTGTCATGATGTATGTTGCCTTAACCTATCGCCGCGCGCGCTTGCAGGGTGAATAA
- a CDS encoding PadR family transcriptional regulator yields MKSLEQLTDSVFYIMAAFTQPKHGYVVMSDIEVLTDGEVTIGPASLYTIIKKLMVQEYITLFDDSDSRRKVYMLTEKGRDVLQHDMKRREKMIRFAQMGLEGGTSHE; encoded by the coding sequence ATGAAATCATTAGAGCAACTGACCGATTCGGTTTTTTATATTATGGCTGCATTTACACAGCCGAAGCATGGCTATGTAGTGATGAGTGATATTGAAGTGTTGACGGACGGTGAGGTCACAATTGGTCCGGCATCGCTCTATACTATTATTAAAAAACTCATGGTGCAGGAATACATTACACTATTTGACGATAGTGATTCTCGTAGAAAAGTTTATATGTTAACAGAAAAAGGACGCGATGTACTTCAACATGATATGAAGAGGCGTGAGAAAATGATTCGCTTTGCACAAATGGGACTAGAGGGAGGTACTTCACATGAATGA
- a CDS encoding YitT family protein gives MSFLKKGFALIIGSILLSLGINMFLVPHEILDGGTVGIGLIINYIWGLETGVTIIILSVPIFIFAWFHYRSYFYNSLHGMIISSFFIDFLTPVSTLFKIDALYSSILGGILIGIGIGLMLLFQTSTGGTDFIAQFLCDKTGINVGIYILIIDAFVVICGGLLLSSETFLLSILTILSVSITTSYITK, from the coding sequence CTGTCCTTTCTAAAAAAAGGTTTTGCACTAATTATAGGTAGCATTCTTTTATCTTTAGGAATAAATATGTTTTTAGTACCACATGAAATATTAGATGGGGGTACAGTTGGTATTGGATTAATAATAAATTACATATGGGGTTTGGAAACAGGTGTAACTATTATCATATTAAGTGTTCCCATCTTTATATTTGCATGGTTTCATTACAGAAGTTATTTTTATAATAGTTTACATGGCATGATTATCTCTTCTTTTTTTATTGATTTTCTAACACCTGTTAGTACGCTATTTAAAATTGATGCACTATATAGTTCTATTCTAGGTGGCATTTTAATAGGAATTGGGATTGGCTTGATGTTGCTATTTCAGACAAGTACAGGCGGCACAGATTTTATTGCCCAGTTTTTATGTGATAAAACAGGGATTAATGTAGGGATATATATTTTAATCATTGATGCTTTTGTGGTTATATGTGGTGGTCTATTATTATCCTCCGAGACTTTTTTACTTTCCATTCTTACTATACTTTCTGTTAGCATAACAACGAGTTATATTACAAAGTAG
- the epsC gene encoding serine O-acetyltransferase EpsC — protein sequence MKIEDWLNNETSAIAKELTEYDEKHMEVEKTIGFTGRDKIQGILKNFHQIIFPKIYHQGGSDKTRTLTDVTNNIRKSALDLRDLIEKVLIYQNNDNCDGQCGERADQVVMKLIESFPKIREMIQTDIHAAYNGDPAATSTEEILLSYPSVRAVFIHRIAHELYKLDVTIVPRIMSEYAHQLTGIDIHPGASIGHSFFIDHGTGVVIGETCTIGNNVKIYQGVTLGALSFPLDENGNPIKGIKRHPNIEDNVVIYAGATILGGKTTIGHDTVLGSNIWLTNTVPPYSRVYNSQPSPNISISKEYVADYEI from the coding sequence ATGAAAATTGAAGATTGGCTAAATAATGAAACGTCGGCGATTGCAAAAGAATTAACGGAATACGACGAAAAGCATATGGAAGTTGAAAAAACGATTGGCTTTACGGGACGCGATAAAATTCAGGGAATTTTAAAAAACTTCCATCAAATCATTTTTCCAAAGATCTATCACCAAGGAGGAAGCGATAAGACGCGTACACTGACGGATGTTACAAATAATATTCGTAAGTCTGCATTAGATTTGCGTGATCTGATTGAAAAGGTATTAATCTACCAAAATAATGACAACTGTGATGGACAATGCGGCGAAAGAGCCGATCAGGTTGTTATGAAGTTAATAGAAAGCTTCCCTAAAATTCGCGAAATGATTCAAACCGATATTCATGCTGCCTACAATGGTGACCCAGCTGCAACGTCAACAGAGGAGATTTTACTAAGCTATCCATCTGTTCGCGCGGTCTTCATTCACCGTATCGCACACGAGCTATATAAATTAGATGTAACGATTGTGCCGCGTATTATGTCAGAATATGCACATCAGTTAACAGGAATCGATATTCACCCAGGCGCATCAATCGGTCATTCGTTCTTCATTGACCACGGTACAGGTGTTGTTATCGGGGAAACATGTACGATTGGTAATAACGTAAAAATCTATCAAGGTGTGACACTTGGAGCACTAAGCTTCCCACTTGATGAAAATGGCAATCCAATCAAAGGCATTAAACGTCATCCAAACATCGAGGATAATGTCGTTATTTATGCGGGTGCCACAATTTTAGGCGGTAAAACGACAATCGGTCATGATACTGTACTTGGAAGTAACATTTGGCTAACCAACACCGTGCCACCATATTCACGTGTCTACAACTCACAGCCATCACCGAATATTAGCATTAGTAAAGAATATGTAGCGGATTATGAAATCTAA
- a CDS encoding Na+/H+ antiporter NhaC family protein translates to MKKGNPWALLPFVVFLVLFIGSGILLDDFYAFPVIIAIAISGAVALAMNRKESLSTKVDIFCKGAGNSNVMLMVLIFLLAGAFSETAKGMGAVDATVNFALSIAPQNLLVVGLFVIACFISLAMGTSVGTIVAIAPIGVGIGEQTDLSLALLMATIIGGAMFGDNLSFISDTTITSVRTQGAQMKDKFKVNFLIVLPAAIVTCVILMFMTMNSNAQITYETFEWIKIIPYIFVIIFALAGLNVFLVLACGIGIAGIIGLIDGSYNVMSLVQAAGDGMAGMFEMAFLAILIAGMVEVIKHNGGIDFILQLATRKIKSKKDAEFAMAGLVSLTDLSTANNTIAILIAGPLAKNIATQYDIEPRKSASIIDIFSCAVQGLIPYGAQFLVAAGVAGISPITMMQYAYYSMFIAVCGVIAILIGYPKAKKIRA, encoded by the coding sequence ATGAAAAAAGGTAATCCATGGGCGTTACTCCCATTTGTAGTGTTTTTAGTGTTATTTATCGGATCAGGCATTTTATTAGACGACTTTTATGCGTTCCCTGTCATTATAGCGATTGCGATTTCTGGTGCTGTCGCATTAGCCATGAATCGTAAAGAATCCCTTTCAACAAAGGTCGATATTTTTTGTAAGGGTGCCGGCAATTCAAATGTCATGCTAATGGTACTGATTTTCTTATTAGCAGGTGCCTTTTCTGAAACGGCAAAAGGAATGGGTGCTGTTGATGCTACTGTTAACTTTGCCCTTTCCATCGCTCCGCAAAATTTACTTGTTGTTGGCTTATTTGTGATTGCTTGTTTTATATCCCTTGCGATGGGAACCTCTGTCGGGACAATCGTTGCCATTGCTCCAATTGGTGTAGGTATCGGTGAGCAAACAGATCTTTCACTTGCGTTACTCATGGCGACGATTATTGGTGGTGCTATGTTTGGCGATAATTTATCGTTTATTTCAGATACGACGATTACTTCCGTTCGTACACAAGGTGCACAAATGAAGGATAAATTTAAAGTGAACTTCCTCATTGTATTACCAGCGGCTATTGTCACATGTGTCATTTTAATGTTTATGACGATGAACTCAAACGCTCAAATTACGTATGAAACCTTTGAGTGGATTAAAATTATCCCTTATATTTTCGTCATTATTTTTGCATTAGCAGGTCTTAATGTATTTCTTGTTTTGGCTTGTGGTATTGGTATTGCAGGCATTATTGGACTAATTGATGGTAGTTATAATGTCATGAGCCTTGTGCAAGCAGCTGGCGATGGGATGGCTGGTATGTTTGAAATGGCCTTTTTAGCGATTCTTATTGCAGGAATGGTTGAAGTCATCAAGCATAATGGGGGTATTGATTTTATCTTGCAATTGGCCACTCGCAAAATCAAATCTAAAAAAGATGCAGAGTTTGCAATGGCTGGTTTAGTGAGCTTAACGGATTTATCGACTGCCAATAATACAATTGCGATTTTAATTGCTGGCCCTCTCGCAAAAAATATTGCCACTCAATATGATATTGAGCCACGAAAATCAGCGAGTATTATCGATATATTCTCTTGTGCAGTACAAGGATTAATCCCATATGGTGCACAATTTTTAGTTGCCGCTGGTGTCGCTGGCATTTCGCCAATCACGATGATGCAATATGCGTATTATTCAATGTTTATTGCAGTTTGTGGCGTTATCGCAATACTCATTGGTTATCCAAAAGCTAAAAAAATACGTGCTTAG